ACCGCTGTCGCAGTACCGCGCGGATAAAGTACCTCACGACGGCCCGAGGACCGAGAGTGTCTTGATCACCTTTTAGGCAACTCTTTATGACTTGTTTAAGGATCAAAACTAAATACGAGACGTTCGACCAGTGAAAACGTATTACGGTGACCGAACACATGGTATCCAGTGACAGCGGAAAGGGGGGCGCGTCGATCCGGACGGACGGACCGGGCTTTCTGACTGACCGCGACGACCTTGCGGCGGTCCGCGAGGAGGCAGTGGCGTTCATCAAGGACACGGTGACGAACGCGGGGGCTCGGGGGGTCGTCGTCGGGTTGAGCGGCGGCGTCGACTCGACGCTGACGGCGAACCTGGCCGTCCAGGCGCTCGGCAGCGACCGCGTACTGGGGCTGGGGCTGCCGGCCCACACCGACGAGGACAACGCCCAGGAGGCCCGGACGATGGCCGAGGGGCTGGGGATCGAGTTCCGCGAGGTCGACCTGCGGCCGCTGCTGGACCTGTTCGAGGACCACGTCGCGCCCGAGGTCGCTCCCGACGGGGGACGGCGGGCGATCGGTAACCTCACCGCGCGCCTGCGGATGTGCGCGCTGTACTACGCGGCCAACGCCCGGTCCTCGCTGGTCTGCGGGACGGCCAACCGCTCGGAGCTACTGCTGGGCTACTTCACGAAGTACGGCGACGGCGGCGCGGACCTGTTCCCGCTCGGCGACCTCTACAAGACGGAGGTGCA
The window above is part of the Halosimplex rubrum genome. Proteins encoded here:
- a CDS encoding NAD+ synthase, with protein sequence MVSSDSGKGGASIRTDGPGFLTDRDDLAAVREEAVAFIKDTVTNAGARGVVVGLSGGVDSTLTANLAVQALGSDRVLGLGLPAHTDEDNAQEARTMAEGLGIEFREVDLRPLLDLFEDHVAPEVAPDGGRRAIGNLTARLRMCALYYAANARSSLVCGTANRSELLLGYFTKYGDGGADLFPLGDLYKTEVQALAQQVGVPRRIVAKEPTADLWAGQTDAEDLGARYSEIDPVLRRVVDRSERVEDALDDLDVSPETAETVARMYVDSLHKRAVPPTPGIDGRGEGSGGSYPLHLAPMASGL